GTCACAATCAACTcctttagtgaagactgatgtAAAATAGGCATCAAACTCCTCAGCCTTCTTGGTatcatccattattagctctccttccctcttACGTAGCAGACCTACACTTTCCTCCATCTTAcccttgctcctaatgtatttatagaacctcttcttattgcctggtatgtcccttgctaggtgtaacttatTTTATATCTTAGCCTTCCTAGTTTTTTCCTATGTTCTTTGGGTTGTTCTTTTCTACTCATCcgtagcaatttgtccatgtttccactttatAATGTTCAGGTCACTAAAGAGTGCCTGatgcagccatattggcctctcaTGAGACTTCATATCATTCATGACTCCAATtgatagatttttaaggctagaGCATAAGGGCGGCAGAATCAGGTTTGTTGTCAGGCCAAAGAGCTCGAGGGTTTTCAGTCTGATGGAATTTGTACCTTTAATGACCCTGCTGTGGGATTGTGTCCCTGTGGGTTTGTGTACAGGAAagtgggaagggggctgtggggtctACTCTCATTATCAACACCACGCTGAAAGCCGTGCAAGGAGCCTGAACTCTACGGGTGTGCCTGGTTGGGAGAAACCTTGGAGCAGCCCCATCTTGTTTTTTAGGGAAAAATTCACCCCATGGCAGAGGATCTGCAAAGGGACCTGAGCACCATCAAGCCTTTAACACAGGACATTGTCAGTCCCTCCTTGCTGGAGTGTACTAAACCCTCAGAGAGTGATTTCTTTGGGGGTTATGGGGCTACCTGTGTTATAGAACCAACAGGGCAGTGGGTGTTACCTACTTTCTGGATGAAACCTGCAGTAAATCAGGGAGGCTGAGTGAGTCCAGGAAGGACAtgactgttatccccatttaagATCCTCAGTGACTGTATCCAGGGCTTGCGTGTGCTATTTAAACCCATTCCCTTAGGGCCCCCGAGGCCAATTTTTTGCCAGGTGGATGAATGCAAATTCCAGTTTCTAAAGCATTACATGCCCCGAGTgctacattttccaaagtgaccaTTGATTTTGGGTGTCTCAAAACTTAGAGAGACTTTGAAGGGGCCACATTTTCGGAGGGcagctgctcagcactttctgaaaacccGGCCCCTTTGAGTTGTGTGTCCTGTGTCGGGCACCCGTAGCTGCTCGTCACTTTTAACAAGCTGGGCCTTAGTGTCTGGATCTCTGTTGCAATAGGGCAGGCGTTGGGTCTCTTTAATGAGGATGGCGTGTGACTCCTAGTTGGGGGTGTTCACTGGCCAGTAGCACAGTCAGGTGACTCACTACGGTTCATGTCCCTAATCTCCTCCCACAATATGGAAGAAGAGGACAACAGTATAGATTTGCAGAATGCCAATTTATTATGCAGAGGCGCCCTGGTGAGCAGCACTGCAACAGCTGCTAAGCGGTAGGTAGAAGCAGACACTCTGAAGCTGTTATAAGCCTTGCTTCTGATGGTGTTTCCAGAGGAGGAGAAATGGCGGCACAGCTGGGTCTGGAAGCATCGGCTTGCTCTCATCTCCTCTCTCTCTGGATCTCGTTAGCCGATCAACTTGAGACCGGTAGCAATGATGTTCCAGCGATTTCGCTTAATAAACCTACCAGCTTTTCTCCTCCAACGTCCCCAGCGGCCCCGTGTGACGACATTAGGCTAGAGAGACAAGAGGTCAGGGTTAGCATCTCCACGCAGACTGAACCTGGCTCCTACAGCTCAGGGAATGTTAGTTTGTTCTCTCTTGTGTTTCATTTGTTATGAGCAATGACTAGAGGCCCCAGCTTTGATCAGGGCTGTGGTAGTTGCTGTAACACACGCACAGtgggagacagtctctgccccaaggggATTACAGTCTAGATAGACAGAGGGGTAAAGGGTGAGGGGTGACAATGTGACATGACTGAGGTCACACAGCtggtcagtagcagagcagggagtAGAGTccaggtctcccgagtcccagcccagtgccctctcCCCTGGAGCACATGGCCTCTCCAGAGCAACAGAGGGCATCTGACCAGGGTGATTTTGGGCCCAGGTGATTAGTGGGGGAGAGGAGTAGCCTTCAGGAGTGAGCGTTGCCGCTGGACTCTGGACGGAGGGTGACATCGTTCTGTGGCtctgagggaggggcaggagcttGCCTGCTGGAGGGACAGTGTGTTAGGGCCGTGCCATTGAAGGCACAGGATTATAGACTCGGCCATTATCCCCTCCCCCTTTGCTGTGTCTAACCCTTACGCCCACCTTGGGCAGGTCCCTGCTCTAGGGTAAGAAGGAAGGGCCATGCTGGGGCCTTTGCCTGGTGTGTGGGACCAGGGGCCATTCAGTGTCTGCATCATACAATGTTTGTAAATGTCACTGCCAGACAAAGGTAAGTGGTGAGGAGCCTCCCTAGACCCCCTGCCCTTGTCCCGCTCCCAGGCACCGTATGGGGCTTTAGGTTTCTTATGTATCCCCGTGAGATTAGAATTTGCTCCCTGTGGTTCTGCTGGCGGCTGTAGGGTTCCATCTCCAGGCTCGTGGGGCAGGAGGCCTTTGCCAGCTCACTGCCAGCAGATGAGCTGGACACTTGTTCTGGGGACACTTGTGCAGTGTGAAATACCTGGGCAGGATCTCAGCGAGGGAAACCCGtaaccctgcctcagcccagccgTGAGCAGAGAGGAGGCCGTCTAGGTCACTCACCTCCTCAGACGCCTCCTCGCATTTGATAATGACGGAAGGGGGGTCCTGTACAGTGGAGAAGAATCCAGAGCAGTCTTTGACCAGCtgcaagggagagaaaagagaccTCAGCATCTTACTGTCAGGTTTGGTCACAAGTTCAGCAGGAGGTTGGGAGGCTCAGCCTCCGGCCTGGTTTGGACATCAcactggatcaggaccccattgtgagtggaactgtacaaacacagaccagaaaaatgatccctgccctgaggagctttcAATGTAAGTAGCCTTTGCTCATGTTCAATAGCATCTTACTTTGCGAGCTGTCACTATGTGATCTGTGGGATTCCTTGTCTACTCCAGCTGAGTGAGAGAGGCCCACAGAGACCAGCGTATGGGTAAATGTAGATATAGACAAGGAGAGAATGAGTCAAAATCTACACTCAGTTGAGCCAAGCGAGGCTGGATTGCTGCTAGGGCAGAGCATGCTTATGGAACGAGAAGCGTGGACGTGCAGTTACAGCACTGGGCacagattcaggagacctgggtcgaATTCTCCTCTCTGCCACTGTCCTGGTGTGTGACCTTGAGCGAGTCACATCACCCACCAGTGACCCGGGGATAAGAGCACTCCCTCTCGGCCAGCCTTTcgctgtctggtctatttagattgtgaacagtttggggcagggcagggactgtctgagTTTATGCAGCACCTGacaccatggggccctgatctcattaGGGATGTCAAAGTGCTAGTGTACCACGAATAATATTTTACACGAGCTGCATCCCCttctccttttgacttcagtgagagttcccCAGTAGAACGGTGCCCCAGCTGACAACAGCAATCCAGAGATTAAAAGCCATCCAGTCCTATAATTAGGGGTTGGATGAATGGATGTATGTTGTCTGTGACATTGATGTAAGGATCAGTAAGCAGGCTACTGCAGAAAAGTCACTGGCCCATAGCCCCATTCCTTCCTTTATGTCTCTGCTGGAAACGCACATTTTCTGTGAGGCTGCGGGACCTGACAGATGCTATGGGTCAAGTTAAGGTACAGAGGGAGGTGTCTCCGTGCAGCAGGTTATCCTTACCCCATCTTCTTTGAATTCACACTGGTTGAAGTCACGGTTCTCTGATACCGGGCACACTGTCTCTTGAACAGTGAATTTCAGCGGTTGGATCGTTTTTGAAGACACGTCCTAAGAAGAATTCaatgaaagaacaaaataaacattCACTGTGAGCAGCAAGGCACCAGGCTCCACTTTGGCCTTGTAATTATATGTATATTGTATTACAGTATTGCCTGGGTGGCAGGATTCTGACAGTGACTGCCTCGGGGCggcggggctctggctgtcagccccagagTGGCAGGACTCCATCCGTTCCTTTTATCCCCTCTCGCTACCGCCCGGGTGTGCACGGCCCTTCTGCACGAGCCCTATCCGCCAGcactgacagccagagctcttccaaaaagaaaaaaaaaaaagcacacagctCACACCTCCCTTGACACATCCCCACGCCTCCCTTGCGAGGCCCTCCCCAtcgtttgagaaccattgctctagtCTACTGACGGAATCAGTTATTGATAATCATTCTCAGCTGTTGTCTAGGGCCTTACATATTTCAAATGCGACTCAAACATTAATGCAGGAATGTAACTTTAGATGCCATGGGCTAGATCTGGTGCAGCTCCATAGTCGTAAGTGAAGCTGATGTGCATCAGATGCAGGTCTGGCTCATGTCTCTCCACCAGTAGGTTCAGAACAAATAATTGGTAGCTTGCAATTcttcccccatctcctgcctttcTCTTACACAAACACTGAGTGACTGGATTTTCTATGTGTTCTAACTCCTGAAAGTGCGATTCTGGTTAGAAATGACATGGTCCAAGTGAGCTCATGGGATTCTAGGTGTCATTGCCTCACTGTAATTTCTATACGTAGGTTCCTGTGTTGAAGAAGTTACTTGCGTGtgcaggtgtttgcaggatcgggccccaagACTCCTCCTTGGGGCCTGATCAGGTACCACTCTGAGCACTCCTGTGTGGGGCTGAGCGCCCTCAACTTCCACTGGCCCACTGCAACCGGAGGGGATCAAGCCTGTCATTAAACAATGGTTATTTCCCTAACTGTCAGTCCTGCAAATTGAACTTTGCTTTGAAGCTCAAGCCCTGCTTTTCCTTCTCCTGCCTCATCACGGGAACTCAATAAACAACCCTTTTATAGTGTTTCCAGTTGGGCACCTGACATCACTTATCACTTTCAGAACCCTTGGCCCACAGCTCTGACTGCATACGCAGAGGGAGCAGCTGTGCTGAGCAAGGGGACGCCAGTTTGGGGCACACTCACTTTCCAGAGCAGTTAAAAAGGAACATAAGCTTGAACTGAACATaaacaggtttcaaagtagcagccgtgttagtctgtatccgcaaaaagaacaggagtacttgtggcaccttagagactaacaaatttatttcagcataagctttcgtgggctacagctcacttcttcagatgcatagagtgtgtttcactctatgcatctgaagaagtgagctgtagcccacgaaagcttatgctgaaataaatttgttagtcgctaaggtgccacaagtactcctgttattttttaacaTAAACAGTAACTCAGGCAACTTTTGCAATCAACATAGGTGTCAGTGAACAGGGCATTAATAAAAAATTACATACATTAGAGCATAGGATAGTGTATGCTTATTTTGATTGCAAGgtattgctctgtgcctcagtttccccctctgacATGTGGATAATAATacatcctttctcccaccctttgtcttatctatttagattgtaaagttctaggcaggaactgtctcttattatgtatttgtacagcacctagcacaatagggccgtGGTCTTGGCTTGAACCTCTAATGCTGCTGGGATATAAATAATATATCAATTAGAGCCCTCCGGGAAGAATAGTGCCCAGCACTTTGTTGCCACTTAATAAATAATGACAATAAGGGATTAACAAATGTCTTTAAATTAAATCTGTCTTCTACATACTGCTCAATTTGAATTCTCTGTGCAAGGAGACCCAGGGAGGCACTTAATTCAAAGAATTTCTCCTCTGAAATTTTTAAATCTTCAGAAATCCAAGCCTTCAATAACCAATAATCAGTGGGCTCAGAACCCagacagaaaaaataaaacaaaacaaaacaaatgtattactTTAAGAAAATTCAAGAATTGTAAGCCAATTGCATGATTTTTTTCTGGGCGGACTCATTCTCTTTGAATGCTTGTGGCTGGCCACCGcctttgtgccaggtgctgtacaaacacagagtaaggtGGTCCCTGCCCCGAATTACTCACAGTATAATTCAAATGGAAACATTCTCTGCCTGCTGAATGTGAATGAACTGCtggtgtcaggcccttcctctgCACTGGGACCAGGAAGCTGCTGTGTGGTAATACAGGGAAATAGCTGTCTGGCTGCTACCCGTCCCTGCACATAGTTCACTCCCTCTTTATAACCAATGTTGGCCATGCTGCTTTCAGTGACTCCAGCTGGCTCATCTATAAATTCCCTGTTGTTCCCGTTCCCCTAACCTCTGCCTACTTGGATTGTGAACAGAAATTGTCTTTCATGAGTGCCTGGAAAGTACCTAGCCCATAGCCGTCCCCACCAGAAATCAGCCCTGGATAATAACGAGGGTGTAAATACCAGACTGTAGATACAGGAGTCTAGCATCAGAGGGCAGCGATTCCCCATCGACCTGCTCTATGAGCTCAAGCAGCATCGAATATACACAGGCCCCAAAGCGATTCCCCAGGTCACTCACCCAGTCTGGCTGCGGCTCAGCTTCCAGGAGCCGATAGGCCAGTGTTAAGGCTGGCTCTTGGTTGTACACCAGAACTGCAGCTAAAATCGCATCCTCGTGGGTTGGCAGAGGGGCTGATGATggcgtgggggctgctgtgaccaCCCCGACGAGCAGCAGGACTTTCAGGCAGGTCTCCATCCTGTGCCCTGTGGCATTCAGTGCGAGCTGGGTGGGCAGCCTTGTCCCTCCCGGGGGAAGCCCTTTTATACGCTGCCTCCTGTGTATGGGCTAGTGCCTCATTGGCTGCCTGCTTCAGTCCTCCCTTAACCAGTTGCTTTTCTCCCTCCATTGGCCACCCTCCGGGGCAGGCACAGGGGGGAGGTCGGTCAGAGGAAAAGGAGgcttttttcaaataaattgctGAAATCGTGTGCACCAATTGCAAAACAACgcatggtgggggtgggagctgtCCAGGGGCCTCTGCGTTGGGAAAGGCTGAGCTACGTGTCTTAATTctgttgggccagatcctcagctggtataagttgCCATAGCTCCAGTGGATTTCATGGATCTACGCTGACTTATACCAATAGAAGACCTGTCCCCTAAAGTCCAGACAACCAGAGCTTTACCCACCAGCTCTCAGTCCAGACATCACACCACAAGCATTCCCCTAGAGCCAGTCAGTAGACCCAGGTCATTGGTTTTGATGGTGCCACCACTAAATCCAAGGGGAACATACAGTGCGTCGACAATGGATAACCACACACCGGACTGCTCCTGACAGGCCAACCTGCTCTTTTGTATCCAAAGCAATGGGGCTGCCCCATGTCCAATAGGAGGACCCTGTTCCAAAGTCTGAGACATCTCGCTGTCATGAAGTCTTCCTATGAGTCAGCCtaacccagggccagctcccggGTTTTGGCCGCCCGCTGCAGCCAAACAAAAATAACCTGCGatcgcggcaattcggcggaaggtccttcgctccgagcaggagtgagggaccgtccgccgaattgccgccgaacagctggacgtgccgcccctctctgaagtggccgccccaagcacctgcttggtaagctggtgcctggagccggccctggcctaaCCCATCCCTTCTTAATGTTATTCCATTGCTCCTAGTCATACCCCATAGCCCCCTTTACAAATGTATCCCCCTCTCATGGGGTTAAGTCCTTTGTAGGCTGCTGCCATATTTTCCTTATCTTGTATTAACAGTTGGCCAATTTTCAGTGCACATGGCTGGGTCCGACCCAAGAAAAGTTGAATTAATTTTGAGAGTCAGATTTCATGAGACACTGTCTCAGATGTGTTACCAAAAGCCAGTTATATCCCACTGACCACTTCCTCTTCATCCCCTGGTCCTGCAGTTCTGCCAAGCACAGCAATCAAACTATCAGATCTCTTCTGTGTGATTACAGCACGTTCTCTGAGTGGGGCTCTCGCAATACTTTCCCTCCTATATAAAACACAGTAAACGGTGTGGACGGTATTGCTGGCTGTGAAGTCCCCTTCATCAGGATTCTGCTGCGGAATGAGAACAGGAAGTCTCAGGATTCTTTCTTCAGCTCATTTCTGGCACATTCTGGCTGACCGTTTAGCTGCTGTTTTGTAATCCAGGCAGGACGGACGGGGTTTGTAACCGACAattccatccctccctgtgcggTCTGTGAATTAAAGCTGGTGCTGTGTCACGTAGGATTGGGTGGCAGTGCGCTTCTTCTTCAAGTGTCTTATAAAACTCCCCTATTAGCTCGTCTGATCCTTGTATCTTGATCATATTTAATTTACTTATTATAATTATTGTAAAACCATAATCAGAAAATCATATTTTGTCCAGCTGAAATTTCCCTCTCAGCCTAGGGAGAGTCTCTTGCATGTGCCCCTCTGGGGTATAGCTTGATGCAGACTTGTACTTGGTCACAGGTTGGATTTTGATGACTGAATTTGGCCATTAGTTTGCAAACTCTGTCAACTCCATGTGTGACTTCCAGCAAGTCACTTTATCTGTCTGAgggtcagttccccatctgtgactaGCGATCCCACTCTTTGCCCGTATGGCCTGTTTAGATTGAACACTCATAAGGGCAATGATTCTCCTGTCCTATGTGTGCGTACAATGCTTAGCATAATAGATCTTGGTTAGTATGTGTAGGTGCTAGTGTCATATGAAAGAAGGCTGAGGATCACGGCAGTGAAGAATTCAGCTCCTAGTCTTTATCTTCTGGCTTCTATTGAATAGTGGTTGCTCTGAGAGTCCCACTGCAGCTCTGTTTCAGCCCCAAGGTTTAGCACTGctcagccaagaggcctgcaAACATGTGCAGTCTCCTTTTTGCAGGTGCATCTGTAACAAGATGTTGCTTTTGTATCTGTCAGCTGTCTCGGTGCTTTCTCCTTGCAGCTCTCCTGCACAAACCTGATCACTGAACCCTGCTTATCCCAACACTCCTGCTTAATTGAAATTTGGGGGTTACTCGTGGTTTGCCCTATGTTACCTGCACTGCAGTTGCCCGGTGTTACCagtgtgtctgcactgcagtgaaATCCTCCGAGCACGGAGCACAGGCTCCTCCGTCTGCAGCACAACCTGCCCTTGGGCCAGCATTTATCCCTCATGGCAGTCCAGGTCCCTCAAGCAGCTCTTTCTCCAGACCTCACCGGCATATCTTCCCTGTACGCCCAGTCCCCCAGATCTGGAGGGAAGCTGCCTCCTTCATAGCCAGCCAGCACATCTTccctgtgtccccactccccagatCCTGGaatccagcccctccctccagggCCAGCCAGTATTGATGCCAATACAATCCTCACTGCTCATATGGGCCCCACAACCATGCCATGCAGCAGGCTCCTCCACAACTCCCCAGCTCTCGTCCCTGGAAGAGCGAGGGAGCTGCCCCTGCAGGCTTTGAACTCTGTTTCCAGAGTTTGGAGGATCCAGAGCACAGAGATCGACAACTCGGATTTCAGGAATCCCCACTTGTTTCCATAGAGCTTTGTGTCTCCTCCTGAAGCCTTCAGCTAATGAGAGACCCCTAGTTTGCATGAAGTGCTTTTAAGACAGGTTGGTTTAGAGGGCCATGGGGCCATCCCAGTGCAGGCCGGCCTTAAAGACTGCCCTTATCAATAGTAGCTACCAGCCAACTCCAGGCTTCATTCCTGGGTACGGTGCTTGGCGCAATGGGACTCTGATACCGGCACTGAACGGGGGCGGCTGTGATGCAAATCACTGATAATAAATAATTTTGCCATGAATTTCCCCCTAGAAATGGCTCTTTGGGGTTTTCAAACACCCTGTGGCCATCACACACACAATACAAATATTTCAGAACACTACACACCCATAGTGACTTACACGTGTGTGTTGTGTCCTGTTGTGTTGGACAGTCTGTGATTTACCCTACACAGAACTAAAGCGCCTTTCCTTTCTCTGGTTATTCTTTCATTAGAGGAGACAAAAATAAATGGCATAACTGTGCCTGGAACTCCCTGAAATGGAGATTATAATATTTCTCTAGACCTGGGTCTCTGAAGTGTTGGGAGGGTTAATTAGACAACATCTGAGTACGTAAAACGTAATATAAATTCTGCTATTAGAGCAAAGAACTTCAACCTGAAAGAGCTAAGGA
Above is a genomic segment from Emys orbicularis isolate rEmyOrb1 chromosome 2, rEmyOrb1.hap1, whole genome shotgun sequence containing:
- the LOC135874814 gene encoding cathelicidin-2-like; this encodes METCLKVLLLVGVVTAAPTPSSAPLPTHEDAILAAVLVYNQEPALTLAYRLLEAEPQPDWDVSSKTIQPLKFTVQETVCPVSENRDFNQCEFKEDGLVKDCSGFFSTVQDPPSVIIKCEEASEEPNVVTRGRWGRWRRKAGRFIKRNRWNIIATGLKLIG